GGTGCCGGAGCAGGAAACGCCCTCGGAGCAGGCGCGCTCCTCGGGCGTCGAACTGATCAACGCACCGGAGTTCGTGCTGCGCCGCTTCGCCGAGGTGATGGAGCCGGACCGCGCGTTCTACCCGTTCCACAAGCCGAACATGCTGCTCGCCGCGACCGACGGTTCGTACGAGGTGTACACGCACCTGAGCATCAGCGACGGCTACTGCACGCTGATCGGCGCCGCTCCCGACCCGATGGCGGTCGGCCCGCACATGGACCAGCTGATCGGCCAGCTCGGCAACTTCGGCGCCTTCTACGTGGAGACGCTGGTCCCGTTGCACGCCTTCGACGAGCTGTCCTCGTTGCTGGCGCACGGGTTCCTCCCCGCGGCCGTCTACCCGGCGATGCGCAGGGACGGCGAGCTGTTCCGCGACTACGTGGTGATGGCGCGGACCATGCAGCCGCTGGACTTCCGCGGCCTCGCGATCGACGCGGCGTTCCGGCCGTTCGTCGAGCAGTACATCGACCTCTGGAAGCAGAAGTACCTCAACACAATCGGGGTGTACCGGTGAGCAGCTACCTCGGTCCGGTCACGGTGCCGGACCCCTCGGCCCTCGCCGAGGTCCAACGCCTGTGCGATCTCGCGAAGCCCTACGACGTCGGCCCGGACGCCGACGCGGTGTTCATCGCCGCGATGAACGAGTCGAACCGGTGGCACGCCGAGCGTTCGCCGTTCTTCGCGAGCCTCTGGGGCAGCGCCGAGCCACTTGAGTCCATTGAGGACATCCAGCGGCAGCCCTTCGTGCACGCGAACTTCTTCAAGATGCACGAGGTCGTCTCGATCCCGCGCGAGGACGTCAAGCTGCACGTGACCTCCTCGGGAACCACCGGGCAGAAGTCGCAGATGTTCTTCGACGACTGGACGTTGCGCTCCGGGCAGCGCATGGTGGCGCGGATCTTCGAGCACCACGGCTGGATCGACCCGAGCCGCCCGGTGGACTACCTGATCTACACCTACCAGCCGAAGCCCGGGGTGAACCTCGGCGCGTCGTTCACCGACCACTACCTGTGCGACTTCGCGCCGGTGCGGCGCGTGGAGTACGGCCTGCCCAGCACCGGCAACGGCCACGAGTTCGACGCTTTCGGCGCGGTGCGGGCACTCCTGCGCTCGGCGGAGGACGGCGTGCCCGTGCGGATCTTCGGCTTCCCGGCGTTCCTGTCCTTCACCCTGGACCGGATGCGGTCGCTCGGCCTGCCGCCGGCGGAGCTCTCCGACGACTCGCTCGTGCTCTTCGGCGGCGGGTGGAAGGGCAACGCGGACAAGCAGATCAGCAAGCGCGAGCTGTACGCGAAGATCACCGACCAGCTCGGCATCCCGGACGAGCGCATCCGCGACGGCTTCGGCTCGGTCGAGCACTCCGTGCCCTACATCGAGTGCGCGCGGCACAACATGCACGTGCCGGTGTGGTCGCGGGTGCTGATCCGCGACGTGCGCACGCTGGAGCCGCTGTCCTACGGCGAGCCCGGCTACCTGCAGTTCGTCTCGCCGTTCATCACCTCGGCGCCGGCGCAGAGCGTGCTCATGGGTGACCTCGCGACGCTGCACGCCCCGGCGGAGTGCGGCTGCGGCCTGGACACGCCGTGGTTCGAGATCCGCGGCCGCGCCGGGCTGAGCCGCAACAAGAGCTGCGCCATCGCCGCCGCCGAACTCCTGAAGGACAGGTCATGAACCAGCACTACTGGCAGGGCGAGTGGGTCGACGACGCCGAGGCCGACCGCCGTCTGTCCACTTTGGAGGAAGCGACGCAGGCGGTCCTCGGCAGGGACCCGCTGAGCCCGCTGATCGTGATGGCCGCGGCGGAGCGCCTCGTCGAGCACCTCGCCGACGCCGCGAGCCCGGTGCGCCAGCGGCTCGCGCGGCGGCTGGTGGACTGGAACGTGCCGTCGAAGGAGATCGAGCAGATCCTCGGCGGGCTGTCCGGGGCGCTGGCCCGGCCGACCATCGAGAAGAAGGTCGTCCGCGAGCTGGGCAGCGTCGACCCGAACCGCCTTGCGCGCTTCGACTTCCGCAAGCAGGTCTTCGAGGCGTGGGTGCCGGTCGGGCTGCTCGCGCACATCGCCCCGGGCAACGCGCCCGCCGCGGGTGCGCTGAGCTGCCTCGAGGGCCTGCTCTCCGGCAACCTCAACGTGGTCAAGACCAGCGGCGACGACTCGCGGTTCACCGCCGAGCTGCTGTCCGCGCTGGCCGACGCCGACCCGACCGGGCAGATCGCCGAGCGCGTGATCGTGCTGCACTACTCCTCCAGCCGCCGCGACTGGCTGGAGCGGATGTGCGCGCCCGCCGACGCGGTCGCCGCGTGGGGTGGCGAGGAGGCCCTGGCGGGCGTCGCGTCCGTGCTGCGCCCGGGATGCCGCATGGTCGACTGGGGACCGAAGCTCTCCTTCGCCTACCTGACAAGCGATTCCTGGGACGACGCGGAAACCCTGCGCGCGGTGGCCGCCGATGTCTGCGCGATGGACCAGCAGGCGTGTTCGAGCCCGCAGGTGATCTACCTGGACACCGGGGACGACGCCGAGGTCTTCGCGTTCGCCGAGCGCTTCGCCGCCGTGCTGGACGAGGTGGTCCCCACCGTGGAGCGCCGCGAGCCGAGCGCGCCGGAGTGGGCGGAGATCACCAACACCGTGCTCGTCGCGGAGCTCGAGCAGCACCTCGGTCTGACCAAGGTGCACAAGACCGACTCCTGGCGCGTGCTCGCGGACACCCGGTCGGCGCTGCGCGCTTCGCCGCTCTACCGCACGGTCTGGGTGAAGTCGCTGGCGCGCAAGGAGATCTCCTCGGTTCTGCGGCCGATGCGGCGCTACCTCCAGACGGTCGGCCTCGGCGCGAACCGGCAGGACACCGCGGTGCTGACGCGGA
The window above is part of the Allokutzneria albata genome. Proteins encoded here:
- a CDS encoding LuxE/PaaK family acyltransferase, which encodes MSSYLGPVTVPDPSALAEVQRLCDLAKPYDVGPDADAVFIAAMNESNRWHAERSPFFASLWGSAEPLESIEDIQRQPFVHANFFKMHEVVSIPREDVKLHVTSSGTTGQKSQMFFDDWTLRSGQRMVARIFEHHGWIDPSRPVDYLIYTYQPKPGVNLGASFTDHYLCDFAPVRRVEYGLPSTGNGHEFDAFGAVRALLRSAEDGVPVRIFGFPAFLSFTLDRMRSLGLPPAELSDDSLVLFGGGWKGNADKQISKRELYAKITDQLGIPDERIRDGFGSVEHSVPYIECARHNMHVPVWSRVLIRDVRTLEPLSYGEPGYLQFVSPFITSAPAQSVLMGDLATLHAPAECGCGLDTPWFEIRGRAGLSRNKSCAIAAAELLKDRS